AGGATTTTGTGAAAATGATATTATTAGATGCTACCTTCATCATTCTGCTCTTGGTAAATTTATTTTCAGTATAGCAACAATCGGATATCGACAAAATGTGGTTGATTGGTGGTATAAGGTGGGAACATGTTGCTTGAAAATCAAATTCCTTTCGTCGTTCTTGCGAAGTCGCTTGATCTATCAGATATGAAAAAGCTGAATGTAGCTGACTGTAGCAAGTGTGAGAGAGCTCCATCAAACCGGAGTGAAGTTCAAGCAAAACATCTGTTAAAAAATTGGACATAACATTCAACAGTGGGATTTTGGAATTTCCATCACTATCAATGGATCATGCCACACAAATTTTATTGAGAAATCTTTTGACATATGAACAATGCCTTTGGTTTAATGCAGATTGTCATGTACGACTATATATTCATGACGGCAAGGATGGTGAAGGCTCCCGAGTCCTGAAGATGGAAATGATTGTTCAAAACggcatttttgaaaattttctatGGAATAACAAAGCTGTGTCCATCCTCGCACAAGCTTGATCAAGAGAATATCATTTGCAACCGATATCTTCTACTTGTCCACTCTCGCTGAACAACTGAAACGGGTATAGCAAGGACTGGCGGCACAAAGTGGAAGACAAACTTCTGACACAGTTATTCGAATACCTGGGGCAATTCTTTTTCATCTCTCCTTCATTCAATCACTGTGCTCTTTCCTTCAATTAATAGCCGATCATATTGATGCCTTCTTTTGTTCTTCCAGCAGGAACTTCTCAAGGAAACCTTCTGTCACACACAAGACCCACAACCACAATTctcctttttttcctttcagtcgaTTACCGAAATAGAATGAAAACTTAAATTAAATTCCTGGTAACATTATAAGCTGAATCAGATCACTTAAATTAAATTCCAGCATTGTGTATTTGCAATCACTTTATGGGTTTTGTTCTGGTTAATTTCATCAAACTTTTCATGTTAAGCAACACTGTTTTAGGCTGCAGCGTATCTGGGAATTATGTTTGAGTTTTGGGGTTGGCTCTAATTAGACTCTGCATGTTAAGGTGTATGCTGCTTCTTCCATCATGTGGAGATAATGCTGAATGATTACTTGAGTGTTTCCTAGATATTTAGTTTTCATCTTTAGAAATTTAATTAGGCCATTGTGTGTGTTAGATTCTGATTCTTCCAAACATTTTCTTTAGCTTATGAACTTAATGATTgctgttaaaatttatttttatcttaataTCACGAGCGATGTTAAACTTACTTGAAAACTGTTATGAAAGTGTTTATATATGAAAACTGTTATGAaagtgtttatatatatatataggtagTTCACTGAAAGTAAATTTAACATCTCTTCTTTCAATTGTTGTTGTTTTGTTTTTCGGGCCCATTGCTTttgtgtaatgatgcttattgcTTATGTTTGAATTGTTTCAGTCTTAACCTTTTAATGTAAAAGGTTAATGTATGATTACTTGTAATTTTcagtggaagaagaagagaatgagGAGATTGAAGAGGAAGCGCAGAAAGATGAGACAGATCCAAGTAGGTGTTTTAGAGTGGAACAAGATGGGGTATCTCCAAATGGTGATTAAACACTTATATTGTTAAATCTGTAAGTTCAATTCTAAAATTTCAAGTAAAAAAACTGTGATGAAATTAATTTATCCTATGTTAAAAAAAGAGTCGTTTTCGAAACTGCAATCTTCAGTGACTGCTTTCTATTAATCACACAATTTTGGTGGTGGTTGCAATTCTACGCCTCAAGAAAGCACAGAGAATACCTTTACTGTGTCTCAAGATTCGACAACCGATGCAGAATCATGGTTTTATGGCACTTGCTGTGAATGAGAAAGATCGCCGTTGAAATATTGGCCGAGAGCAAAACGTGGGCCGCGCTGATCGAATATAtagatttattatatatatatatatatgtaagatGATTGTGACCGATTAATTAGCTGATTTGACCATTAAATTTATGCAAATTAATCAAGCTACTAATGAGTCGATTCAACGCGTAAATAGTGTAAATTCAGAATAGGTTTGAAAGAAAAACTTGTCCAGATCTTATCAGCGGAACGTCCGACAAGGAACTAAGTACAAATTTGCACCacctaatatataaaaaatgtgGAAGAAAATTTGCACCCACTATAGATACATTTCATGTAAAATCCAATTTCTGtccaagtttttttttaattatttatgtataCATGCAACGTCTTATTGTACATATATATGCATGTACATATgtgtattatatatatacacgtaTATCTACATATGTTCATACTTACATATGTGGTTTGTCGAAAAATATACACGTATATCTATATAAGTTCATACATACATAATACGAAATGAAAAGTACGTTAAAAAGAAAATCCATTAGGCAACCCCTCAAGCAGGCTAAACTTGCTAATTGCTCGAGAGTTCGAACTCACCAGCATTTGCATGGCTTTATTGCCACTAACCAAGGAACCACGACACTAGGACACAGCCCTTAGGCTACATAACAGAAAAACATGAAGACCACATCCACTCATCCCCTGGATAACAAATATTAGAGGATATGTGGGGAATCAACCCTGTATACCCTATGCCTCCATATTGAGAATTCCACAACAGAGCATCAAATAGACCCCTAAAATAATACAAAGAAAATAAGCAAAGAAATGGAGAAACCCAACAGATTTCCACCACAATACAACACAGACCGGTTACAGGTTTAGCCAAGGAAAGTTTACACAATTGACCGGTAATGACTAAAAATGTACTAAAATCTGAAAGATCTAAAATGACTTGGCAGTAAATTGTTCCAGAGGTTCTGCACCAGTAACTCCATGTATTCTTAATTAAGCATGGCCTGCAGGCAGAAGTTAAAAACAAATACCCGATAACATTGTTGGTCCGGTAGTCTGTTTTACATTTACTGTTTCAAAATTCAGCACCATCTCAGGACTCATGGTTCTTAATTTCTATCATATCCTCTTACAGCCTTGTATCAACTTAACACTGATTCAGAATTCACGCGACCACCAGTGCCACCATTTTGACCAACCAAGGAACGCTGGGAAAGATCATATAACATTTTTTTCTGGTAATCATTTGTGTGGGGAACACTGGCACGAAGGAGCTCCATGGGTAGTTCCTTCTTAATAGCTTCAGCAGGATCTTGTAGAGAAGACTGCATAATACTATCATATTTATTTATGCAATACTTTATAAGAAGTCCAAAAAACTCATCAAATGAGGCCTTCCAAAGTGCCCGATTTGTCACATTATAGTTGCTAGCATCTTGAAGTTCATTCAGTAATGCAGTTGCCCTCTCAAGAACAGACATTAGAATAAGAGAAGCCCCATTTCCACCAGAGCTTCCAAGGGGGCGAAGTGGGGGCTGCTCTGAGGAACAAACAACAGCTGCAAGACAAGCACTAAGGGAACCAATATCCATGCGGCAGGCACATAATGATACAACTCTTGCAAGGTTATTTGTGGCGTCTGCTGCCCCAAGATCAGAGGGGAGACCTCCAAACAGAAACCTCAGATGACGAAAAATAGCCATGCAGACAATTCGCATGAGATCACCACCAGGAGAAAGAAGCTGAAGGTACCTGGCAAGCAGTTTCCGACCCTTGGGAAGAGATGCTAATCGCATGAACACAAAATCATCCTTCAGAGCAAGTCCCACTGTATGTCCATTCTTTCCAAGTGGATCCACCAACTGCAGTGATGCTGCAAGCCCTTCCAACAATGCCTGCCTCCTACGTTTCAATTGGACTCCCCCATCTTGAAGCTGATTGAAATCTAGAAAACGGTCAATATCATCTACATCAAGGAGGAGGCAAAGACCATCTTCAATTGTCACTCTAGCTGCAAGCATTGGCTCCTGTTCTAGGGGTTTCTCAGAAACTTTCTGATCAGTCCCAGAACTAATAGATGAGTTTGGAGGGTCGACCTCAAGAAGTGGACGAGGTCTACGAATTGAAGAAAAGGGCGTCCTCCCAAGCGCATCAACTTGGAGAAAAGCATGAGGCTCTGAGTTGGGACGTGCTCTAGGGGGAAGATCCCTCAAAAGAGTTGGGCAGAAATGATGTTTGAGTTTTGCCCCAGCTGACTTTTTTGAAAGACAAGCCTGGTAATAATAATCATCCACATATGGGTCATTACTGTGTGTTGCAGCAAGCTGCATTCTGAGAATATTCTCAATTTCATCAGATGTCATGTACTTGGATCTGAATTGCGACCAGACACTTTCGAATTTCCGGCCATTGGTATCAAATCCTTGCTGAGAATAAGGTAGATTCTGATGTGGTCTTTGATCTCTAATGTCACCCAAACCAAGCCCTGCTTCAAACTTGCTCATCATGGGCGGGGATGGAGAAATATGATGACTAAATTGTTGAGACTGCATGCCTGATAGATGGCTTAATGATGGCTGAATTGGATGGTGCAGTCTATACTGCTGCAGCTGAAGTTGTGACATCAACTGTGGAGGCATTAAACCATTTTGATGAGATAGTTGTTGCTGAAAATTGTTCAAACGATTGGGATGATCTCCAGGATATAAACCCATACGGTTAACCCATTGATTAGGTAACCGGCTGTTTGCAGACGGACTAGGCGAAAACTGTGATAAATTTCCAGACAATTGCAGAGACCCATGATGTAAGCCCGTCACCTGTAGCTGAGGACTAGAAAAAGGAGAGAGGTTTGGTAAAGAAATTGCCATTTGGGGACCACCACCAAGATATGGAATACTTGGATGACTATGATTTGGCGAAGCCTGGGGAGATTGTCCACCAGGGGGAGGATAAGAAGTATAAGAAGACTTGGGTACAAGAATTGGTTCACTGGAGAAGTGTTGATGGTGGTGTTGCTGCTCAGGATATGAAGAAGTTCTGTACAAAGGCTTTGAGTCCAAACCATGAACAGAAGCATATGGCTGTGAAGACCATCTTTTTCCGTCCTGAATGCCTTCAGGGTCTAGCAGCTGCTGCTGATCAAAATAGTTAGAAAAATCCTCCCCATGTGCCCATTCAGCAGCAGATGAACCTGGACAGAAATGTTATAATTCAGTTTTCATTTTTCCAAATACCTCTTCATCAACACATCTAAACTAGTACATGGGCAATTTGTCAGATTCTTTTATTTGCCCCACTTCATTATATTAGCTCACCAAATAGAACTCTGTGAAGCACAGCAGAAAGATAATGTCGTGCTCCTACCAGAAATCAAAAGTTTTGACAGATAGCCAATAATGGAAAATATCATATCCTGATTCTTGTTGAcaagatttatattttaattgagaaacaataaatacacaaaagaaagcCAACATATTTGAATCTTCCATGCacaacaaattttttatttaatgccTAATATTTTGGTTTTAATAAGTCCATGAAAAGCCAAATGCATGATTCACATTCACCAAAAAGGCAAAAGCTTGTCTTGCTTAAAGTCAGATCCTCACTCTATGCAAGTGAAAATAAACAACGGATGCACAATAAGCTGCCCAGGACACCTAAGCTAAGCCTACAACCGCATGGACCCTGTACAGCAAATTGTCACCCAGCGACAAAAATTTAAACccacaaaaaaaattttcaagaaaCAGACTAAATAATTAAGTCTTGCTCATGCCAACTTCTACTATCTTAAATgaagattctttttttttatccaaaatattaatttattagagTTTTTATCTTTGTCTTAAGTGGACTAACAACTAGAGGGACGTGcataaaaatagaaaagaattCATATGAATCATTCATGATtagttaaatttcaaaattcaaatttttgttGTTGAAGTATATTATGCAAGTTCTGTACTCACTTTCTCTGGATCCCCTATCACCAATTACTCCTCCACTTCTTGGTCCATTGACAACCTTGTTCAactacaaagaaaaaaaatatatcaagcaTGCGGGTGTAAGCAAACCCATCATAATctaaattgtaaattatttaCTGTAATTAACAGCATTAAAACTTGGTATATGCCTGAAAgattaaatgaaataaatacacacataaacaagctaacATATGCTACATGACAAAAAGTTAAAGATGTCaaataaatattgatttaaataattggtAAGGTTGAAACCAAAAGATGAAAGTTGAGGGCAGACCAACTACCCGTTCGGTTTCAATTCATAATATCCCTTCcaagataaataaatatgttCCTCGAGATTCATTAAAATATCAACATATATACTTCATGTAAGTATAtttgtagaaaataaaatttcctTATTTAAGGACAACAAAAGGCCGATTTGACATTTGAGACAACGACTTGAGTTAAAGCTTAAGATTTCTAGagcaagaaaagaaataaaatgccACGCATACTTATAGTCATTAGTCATTTACTTAGTTTCCATTATAAACTAAAGTTCTAACATTAAATTAATTCACATAATAAAGAAGGCAATAGCGGAACTTCTAGTCAATAGGCGTTTACTTAGTTTCCAATATGAACAAAAATTCTAACATTAAATTCATTCACATAATAGGGAAGCCAATAGCAGAAACTCTGTGCgataacttaaaaaaaataaataataaataaaagaattaaatcaaCTTTCGCTAATCATTGCCaatcataataaaatcataaatcaAACGGGGCAAAATGTGTCCCATCATAAATACATTTCTGATCTAGGATATCTCTTGCGACAATATATATCAGTAAATGCAGTACACTAACCAAAATGGAAATTGGGATAGGCCAATGGACCCAAATTCCCTCCACTTTCCAATCTTAAACTTTTCTTCTAAAAAGCAAATTAGTATACGCAACCCTACATAGACTTTTTAATCTGCACAAAGCAATTGCCAATATGGCATTCAGATACTGGTGAGACAATCAATTCTCATCCTCTCTATCCAGAAAATTACCTGAGTGAAATCTCACAAGTCACCTTCCAAAATCTCAACTATATATAAAGGAATAAACCATAAATGCAACAACCAAACTAACCTTTGAAAATGTACTAGCAAGATCATTAACATCAGAAAGAGATCTTACAACCTCACCCTACAAATAGGGAAAAAACAGTTAGTTACTGGAAGTTCCCACAACTTGAATATCATCATTCAGAAAATAATAGTTGTTACATAGAATTAATGGATAATACAAGCTGgactgaataaaaaaaaaatcttaaattatcACTAGTAGGCCATAGAACTACACTAggattgtaataaaaaaaaatataaaaataaaaagaatgtaACAAGCAACTACTTCAAGGACTAATTGCTTAAAGTTCTTGCACAAAAGGAATAAATTTTTGCTTAACCATGGTTCGAGATTTGGCAAACCTTACAATAACAGAACATACAGCAATTGAATGGCCAGACCAGCTACATGATAATgcatctattaattttttaattccttTGATAAAATCCAGATAGCTTACATTCATAACTAATTCTAATTAACATAAAGCTATTTTTTTGTGGTACCTCAGGATAGATTAAAACAAGAAGGAATATTCACAAAAAGTAAGGAAAGTGTAACCTCTTGTCTACCAAAGAGAAATTCTTCCTCCTCAAACTCAACCAAACGCAAGTCTTCTTCTTCATCCTCCAATCCCCCCAACTCAACTTCCTCCATAAGATCTTTACCAAAGAATGCATATTGAGATGCATCAAATACAGCACCTTCTGCACCATTGAACAATTCGAATCAAAACactgtattttattatttgtcgAGAAAACAGCCAAACATAATGGACGCCAGGCAGAATTCACGTATAATAGCATTTCCTATGCTCGTGGAGAAGCTCATGCCATTCATAATTCCACATTGATCATACTAATGTATGCTGAGAATTTGAAACACAACAAAGTTGTGAATCAAGCAAGCATAAGGGTTCATAATACATTAACATCTCATGTACTTTAATTGATGTGAAATGAAAGAACCCCGCGTGCATAAAACCTCATCCACATAGATAAGCCATGAGAGAACTCCATGTCAAAATGAAGAACTGGTAAATAACTAAAAATCCCAAAAACGAAGATCTCTAACAACCCATGTAGAAAGTGAAGATCCAGCTAAAacaaagaagatgaagatgaagagaGGGGGACAGAAAAGGGAAACCAACCTGTGGAGCTGTCCCCGAATTTATTAGGATCGCCAACTTTGGGAGCCTCTTGAATACCATCCCCACTTCCAATCCCTTCCATATCtaaacttgtttttcttattACTAGAATCTAAAAGCAACAGAAGATTAAAACGAAAGCATCCCTAACAAATAAAGTGAATTCTAAATCCAAAACACAACAGAACAAAACGATGCTAAATACTAAAACCCTTAGCACTGAAACTTCTAGGGTTCCGGAAATGAGTATAATCATAAGccatagtttaaaaaaaaaaacagttgttggattagaaaaaaaaggagaaggaAAGATGAACCCTACGAGGAGGGGATAACGATGGCGATTTATTATTGCATCCGCGCGCGCGATAGATATAGAGAGAGAAGAGGGGTCGGTGAGTATCGTCAAATAGGTTCCGcttctttttcttgtttttattTCCCTTTTTACCGAGTTATCGGAAAATTATTCAGAAAATACGAGTAATCGGAACTCAGATGGAATCATTTCATTTGATTAGAACATTCAAGCAATTACCAGCTATACTCATTTTTTCCTATCCTcgctgtttttcttttttttttttaacaaaaaacagtggatttcaaaaagaaaaaaaagagtgaGTTTCATTTTCATCTTTTCCTAAATTCGCCTCATCCGATTTGTGTGGAACCGAAACAGGCCGAACGTATCCCTCCCTGAATTTAAATAACCCGTCTTTCTAAtaatttactatatttttatttaaaaaaatatttattttatataattaaatgctaaatattatcatttttaataaaaatatatatatattatattattaaaaaattgttcaaaacatatttataatgtaatttattttttaatgaaaaaaattacttttaacaaattgcaataaaaaccttttttaaaaaaaactgcaCCTTCACTGGTTAATTTTTTGTTATGACCCCAAATTTCAATAGGGCAATAGTAAAATAACTTAGTTTGATTCAAATAtcttatttcttaaaaaaattatttttttaataaaataacttagtTAGATTAAGtgagtaaattatttttctaagataaataaaattagagctttaatttttcagaaataaaaaaaaacaatgaaataaatagaatttagcacttctaaaaatttaaagtttctTAATTAAATTACTCTAATCAAATAATatctaaatataatatttaaacagtgttttttataagaaaatacatataatgataaaattattgattaaatAATTGAATGGTAAGTCGAATTAAAAAACGGTAAAGCtgtaagaaagaaaaaaaaaaaagctaaaatgtataaataagaaaaaaagggGATAATTGGAATATAACCATTATTATTTTCAGACGACGGCCAAAGAAGGTGCCATggttaaaaatagaaattgaTTGGAAACTTTAGGTAATCGATTACTTAAATTCAATTTAGAACAAATTTCAACATGACGGGTTGAAGTttattttatgtataaatatattGAATTTGAGTCCAATTCATTTTCATGATGGGCAAACGTTATTTGAACTCATTTTATGAGTAATtaatatgtaaatttaatttttatgagaaCCAGATCAGAATTGAGGGTTTTAGTTTTTGACATGAGAGATTATTTGGATTGGCGATTTCTTCAACCGTAGTTTTTTAGTtgtatagttttattttaaatctattaTAGTTGTGTAAGATTATAGGTTTGCAAATCTATTTCTTATTTCAATTGATTTTATttgtgatttatttttaaagtcaTTATTATCGTTGTATCGATCCGAAAATTGAACTGCTATCGGCGCTAGAGTTCATATCGACTTAAAGTCATTGGAATccgtacacctgataaaatctcatacatgatcacacaatttaaaaaaaatataaacatttcatgaaccaaaactcgatctgtgcatgtatcaaaactGAAATCATAAAACTCATATTAGACCTCTCATCAAATGTTTTGGTATGGTCAACAAAATATGCCTCTTGAAAAGTGCCCTTCCAACCATCGGCTTAAATCGATGAATCGGCTTCAGTATAGGGATATTGCCCTTATGTTAGTTGGATTCATGAACTAAGAAAAGAGATGGCATGTCCCCGGTTCATTTTAAAGTAATtccatttcattttttatatgcCAACTCACTCTCTTTATCTGTTCACTCATATGGGTGGTTGGAGCGGGAAATGATATAACCAAGATGGTTGTACAATGAGTTATTATTATACTTAATATCCCAAAGGGAGGTGCATGCATAAAGGTCTGGAActcttttttttatctaaatctTAAGAACAGGATCCGGCCCTATTCTCGAACACTCTGCAGAGCCCATCCCCGCATTTCCTTTTGAAGAAGCTCAAttcaaacataaactcatacttaaaacttttaccaTATAAATAAGGATTACAAGGATAAACACTAGAGTAAAACACAattctaaaaccataaaacaatacatgtcaacatctatactattacaatagACTATACCAGTAACTCAGCCGACTTTCCCGAACTAACTCTGATCATGCAAACCTGGGATTAGAGAAAAGAGATAAACTACAAAAGTCTAATGAGCATAACATAAAAACAGCTCAATAAATACATTATCGTAtgaatgcatcacaatacaaataattaacatcaagatggatttgtcactaGTAACTCTCTACAAATTTCAACAGTGCTCGGCTCACGACAAGTTCTCcttaggacttcctcttaacataTGATAACATATCTATAATGTCAGGAACATAGAATGGGCAGCCATAGTATTTACATTTCCGTCATAACATATTATATCATACTCGAGAGACACAATGacaaataaattatgcaatacatcatattcgtgaattctaagaCAAACAATCTAATTACATAtatatggcattcgtgatagatgaacatacttaaaaagtttgatttatttaaaataatagatcggttcagttctacccacctctgACTGACGCTCGCCTAAAACTGAtacagttatctcactgcagacCTTTACAGTCTCTTAAGTTTGATCCTACACAAATAGATTCAAATGAGGATCAAATATAACTTTTACAATattctaaacaactccctaagAA
This Manihot esculenta cultivar AM560-2 chromosome 6, M.esculenta_v8, whole genome shotgun sequence DNA region includes the following protein-coding sequences:
- the LOC110616567 gene encoding protein PAT1 homolog isoform X2 — encoded protein: MEGIGSGDGIQEAPKVGDPNKFGDSSTGAVFDASQYAFFGKDLMEEVELGGLEDEEEDLRLVEFEEEEFLFGRQEGEVVRSLSDVNDLASTFSKLNKVVNGPRSGGVIGDRGSRESSSAAEWAHGEDFSNYFDQQQLLDPEGIQDGKRWSSQPYASVHGLDSKPLYRTSSYPEQQHHHQHFSSEPILVPKSSYTSYPPPGGQSPQASPNHSHPSIPYLGGGPQMAISLPNLSPFSSPQLQVTGLHHGSLQLSGNLSQFSPSPSANSRLPNQWVNRMGLYPGDHPNRLNNFQQQLSHQNGLMPPQLMSQLQLQQYRLHHPIQPSLSHLSGMQSQQFSHHISPSPPMMSKFEAGLGLGDIRDQRPHQNLPYSQQGFDTNGRKFESVWSQFRSKYMTSDEIENILRMQLAATHSNDPYVDDYYYQACLSKKSAGAKLKHHFCPTLLRDLPPRARPNSEPHAFLQVDALGRTPFSSIRRPRPLLEVDPPNSSISSGTDQKVSEKPLEQEPMLAARVTIEDGLCLLLDVDDIDRFLDFNQLQDGGVQLKRRRQALLEGLAASLQLVDPLGKNGHTVGLALKDDFVFMRLASLPKGRKLLARYLQLLSPGGDLMRIVCMAIFRHLRFLFGGLPSDLGAADATNNLARVVSLCACRMDIGSLSACLAAVVCSSEQPPLRPLGSSGGNGASLILMSVLERATALLNELQDASNYNVTNRALWKASFDEFFGLLIKYCINKYDSIMQSSLQDPAEAIKKELPMELLRASVPHTNDYQKKMLYDLSQRSLVGQNGGTGGRVNSESVLS
- the LOC110616567 gene encoding protein PAT1 homolog isoform X1 — protein: MEGIGSGDGIQEAPKVGDPNKFGDSSTEGAVFDASQYAFFGKDLMEEVELGGLEDEEEDLRLVEFEEEEFLFGRQEGEVVRSLSDVNDLASTFSKLNKVVNGPRSGGVIGDRGSRESSSAAEWAHGEDFSNYFDQQQLLDPEGIQDGKRWSSQPYASVHGLDSKPLYRTSSYPEQQHHHQHFSSEPILVPKSSYTSYPPPGGQSPQASPNHSHPSIPYLGGGPQMAISLPNLSPFSSPQLQVTGLHHGSLQLSGNLSQFSPSPSANSRLPNQWVNRMGLYPGDHPNRLNNFQQQLSHQNGLMPPQLMSQLQLQQYRLHHPIQPSLSHLSGMQSQQFSHHISPSPPMMSKFEAGLGLGDIRDQRPHQNLPYSQQGFDTNGRKFESVWSQFRSKYMTSDEIENILRMQLAATHSNDPYVDDYYYQACLSKKSAGAKLKHHFCPTLLRDLPPRARPNSEPHAFLQVDALGRTPFSSIRRPRPLLEVDPPNSSISSGTDQKVSEKPLEQEPMLAARVTIEDGLCLLLDVDDIDRFLDFNQLQDGGVQLKRRRQALLEGLAASLQLVDPLGKNGHTVGLALKDDFVFMRLASLPKGRKLLARYLQLLSPGGDLMRIVCMAIFRHLRFLFGGLPSDLGAADATNNLARVVSLCACRMDIGSLSACLAAVVCSSEQPPLRPLGSSGGNGASLILMSVLERATALLNELQDASNYNVTNRALWKASFDEFFGLLIKYCINKYDSIMQSSLQDPAEAIKKELPMELLRASVPHTNDYQKKMLYDLSQRSLVGQNGGTGGRVNSESVLS